Proteins encoded in a region of the Acidobacteriota bacterium genome:
- a CDS encoding cold shock domain-containing protein, protein MPNGTIARLLIDKGFGFIRDEAGVEHFFHRSAIRGAVFELLREGQRVEFTIEDSPKGPRAGEVRLLDE, encoded by the coding sequence ATGCCGAATGGCACGATTGCACGTTTGTTGATCGACAAGGGTTTTGGTTTCATTCGGGACGAAGCGGGCGTGGAGCACTTCTTCCACCGGTCCGCCATCCGTGGCGCGGTGTTTGAGCTGCTGCGCGAAGGTCAACGGGTGGAATTCACCATCGAGGATTCACCCAAGGGACCGCGCGCGGGCGAAGTCCGTCTGCTCGACGAATAA
- a CDS encoding haloacid dehalogenase-like hydrolase, with amino-acid sequence MTLVLFDIDGTLISSGRAGVRGMNRSFERLFGVTGALDAVPVAGRTDRAIVTEALARAGQPAGDAAVLRLRDAYCEDLQAALADPQAHSGAILPGVVPLLDALDSLAARDEVAVGLLTGNFARGAALKLGHFDLWRRFRFGAFGDHHAERRALVPLAVEAAVAAGHPRFEAADIVVIGDTPLDVDCAHAYGARAVAVATGIFSYEELAATRPAHTLHTLEALTVEALIG; translated from the coding sequence GTGACGCTCGTCTTGTTTGATATTGACGGCACGCTCATTTCATCCGGCCGCGCCGGCGTGCGAGGCATGAACCGATCGTTCGAGCGGCTCTTTGGTGTCACAGGCGCACTCGATGCCGTGCCCGTGGCCGGCCGCACCGACCGTGCGATCGTGACCGAGGCGCTGGCGCGCGCGGGGCAACCGGCGGGAGACGCCGCGGTCCTCCGGTTACGGGATGCCTATTGCGAGGATCTGCAGGCAGCGCTCGCGGACCCGCAGGCGCATTCCGGCGCGATCCTGCCGGGCGTCGTGCCGCTGCTCGACGCGCTTGACTCACTCGCCGCGCGCGACGAGGTGGCCGTGGGGTTGCTGACGGGGAACTTCGCGCGCGGCGCGGCGCTCAAGCTGGGGCACTTCGATTTGTGGCGGCGTTTCAGGTTCGGCGCGTTTGGCGATCACCACGCGGAGCGTCGCGCCCTCGTGCCGTTGGCCGTGGAGGCTGCGGTGGCCGCAGGGCATCCACGTTTCGAGGCGGCCGACATCGTGGTGATTGGAGACACTCCGCTCGATGTGGACTGTGCCCACGCCTACGGCGCGAGAGCCGTGGCCGTCGCGACCGGGATCTTTTCGTATGAGGAGTTGGCTGCGACCAGACCCGCGCACACCCTGCACACGCTCGAGGCCCTGACGGTCGAGGCACTGATCGGCTAG
- a CDS encoding ATP-binding cassette domain-containing protein, with protein MAQPPAATPLVEIAGLRKQYGGLRPLRINALSVAPSERVTLRGLDAQAAEMLVLLVTGASLPDDGTVRIAGRDTREITTDTQWLTSLDVFGMVTARAVLLDSLTLESNLALPMTLSIDPVSSEVRATVAALAQEVELDAALSAHVNTLSEAARVRVHLARALATDPRMLLLEHPTARLAPEEATAFGRLLASIGERRNIAWLALTEDEAFVAAAGGRLGQLVAASGDVRVPTTRRWGRFW; from the coding sequence ATGGCGCAACCGCCGGCCGCCACGCCTCTCGTTGAAATTGCCGGCCTTCGAAAACAGTACGGAGGGCTGCGGCCGCTGCGCATCAATGCGCTGTCGGTGGCGCCGAGTGAACGCGTTACGTTGCGGGGGCTCGACGCCCAGGCCGCCGAGATGCTCGTACTTCTCGTCACCGGCGCGTCGCTACCCGATGATGGAACGGTGCGCATCGCAGGACGTGACACGCGCGAGATCACGACTGACACCCAATGGCTCACGTCGCTGGATGTGTTCGGCATGGTCACCGCCCGCGCCGTGTTGCTCGACAGCCTCACACTGGAGTCCAACCTGGCGTTGCCGATGACGCTGTCGATCGACCCGGTGTCGAGCGAGGTCCGCGCGACTGTCGCGGCGCTGGCTCAGGAAGTGGAGCTCGACGCCGCATTGTCAGCGCACGTCAACACGCTGTCTGAAGCCGCGCGCGTTCGAGTGCATCTGGCGCGGGCGCTCGCGACGGACCCGCGCATGTTGCTGCTTGAGCATCCGACGGCAAGGCTGGCGCCCGAGGAGGCCACGGCCTTTGGCCGACTGTTAGCCTCGATCGGTGAACGCCGGAACATCGCGTGGCTCGCGCTCACCGAGGATGAGGCGTTTGTCGCGGCCGCCGGCGGCCGGCTGGGCCAGCTCGTGGCCGCATCCGGCGACGTCCGAGTGCCCACCACCCGGCGGTGGGGGAGGTTCTGGTGA
- a CDS encoding PHP domain-containing protein: protein MHTTASDGRSTPSQLVEEVVAMGITTMAVVDHDTTAAWDEVSGAAAATGVACLPGIEITAVDHGKDVHMLGYSFDRNYPELVTFLSTQREDRKRRLREIGDRLERLGVPVDLENAMAEAARSAGRAVGRPMAAIALVKAGHVASIKEAFDRYLGEGCPAFIERQGANPADVVALIARAGGVASLAHPGKTQKDHLIPALIEAGLPAIEVYHPEHDTAETARYRQMADTFNLLATGGSDYHGVGSGRSQGLGQFHLPAADFARLAERTGWPIPS, encoded by the coding sequence ATGCACACGACTGCCTCCGACGGGCGATCCACGCCGTCGCAGCTTGTGGAAGAAGTGGTGGCCATGGGAATCACGACCATGGCCGTGGTGGACCACGACACCACTGCCGCCTGGGATGAGGTGAGTGGGGCTGCTGCGGCCACTGGCGTGGCCTGCCTGCCCGGGATTGAGATCACGGCCGTCGATCACGGGAAAGACGTTCACATGCTCGGCTATTCTTTCGACCGGAACTATCCCGAACTCGTGACGTTCCTCTCGACCCAACGTGAAGACCGCAAGCGCCGGTTGCGCGAGATCGGTGATCGGCTCGAGCGCCTCGGTGTGCCGGTTGATCTCGAGAATGCGATGGCTGAAGCGGCTCGCAGCGCGGGGCGGGCGGTGGGGCGCCCGATGGCCGCGATCGCCCTTGTCAAGGCCGGGCACGTGGCAAGTATCAAGGAGGCCTTTGATCGGTACCTGGGCGAGGGCTGTCCGGCCTTCATCGAACGCCAGGGGGCCAATCCGGCTGACGTCGTGGCGCTGATCGCGCGCGCCGGCGGTGTGGCGTCGCTTGCGCATCCCGGCAAGACGCAGAAAGACCATCTCATCCCGGCGCTCATCGAGGCGGGACTCCCGGCGATCGAGGTGTATCACCCGGAACACGATACGGCCGAGACCGCCCGATACCGTCAGATGGCCGATACCTTCAATCTGTTGGCAACCGGAGGGTCCGACTACCACGGTGTAGGGAGCGGGCGCTCCCAGGGGCTTGGGCAGTTCCACCTGCCGGCGGCGGATTTTGCACGGCTGGCCGAACGCACAGGCTGGCCCATTCCCTCCTGA
- a CDS encoding transcriptional repressor: MQSASEFIEQRRPAGGRRSGKRDFIVQVFLRQEGHLAADELVDLIRAEDARISRATIYRTLQWMVDAGIARKVDFGEGRYRFEHSYRHPRHFHLICKTCNQSYEFLSSDIEALVEEVAEARNFAARQSVLQIYGTCVNCQSGRQPERVTAPTEALFARDALRIAIATERSGLEFYARAAALTGDARGRRVFRRLADEEKEHLGKLEARYRELLAEDPTLEAHPTFLFFKGAAHGLFAAGTAELRQGADDRQALLVGIKCERGSHQFFKRYGDRFEESEGKRIFLEFADEEREHLDLLIREYRNLVERQKAAGKVAPKARVSRKRR, encoded by the coding sequence ATGCAGTCGGCCTCCGAGTTCATCGAGCAGCGGCGGCCTGCCGGTGGCCGGCGCTCGGGCAAACGCGACTTCATCGTGCAGGTCTTCCTGCGGCAGGAAGGCCACCTCGCGGCCGACGAACTCGTCGATCTCATACGTGCCGAAGACGCGCGCATCAGCCGCGCCACGATCTACCGCACGCTCCAGTGGATGGTGGACGCCGGCATCGCGCGCAAAGTGGACTTTGGCGAGGGGCGCTACCGGTTCGAACATTCGTATCGCCATCCCCGGCATTTCCATCTCATCTGCAAGACCTGCAATCAATCCTACGAGTTCCTCAGTTCCGACATCGAAGCGCTGGTGGAGGAAGTGGCCGAAGCGCGCAACTTCGCCGCGCGCCAGAGCGTGCTGCAGATTTATGGCACGTGCGTGAACTGTCAGAGCGGGCGGCAGCCCGAGCGCGTGACCGCCCCCACGGAGGCGCTGTTTGCGCGCGACGCCCTGCGCATTGCCATCGCCACCGAGCGGAGCGGCCTGGAGTTTTATGCGCGGGCAGCCGCGTTGACCGGTGACGCGCGGGGGCGCCGGGTGTTTCGCCGCTTGGCGGACGAAGAGAAGGAACACCTGGGCAAACTCGAAGCGCGTTACCGCGAGTTGCTCGCCGAGGACCCTACGCTCGAGGCGCACCCGACGTTCCTGTTCTTCAAAGGCGCAGCCCATGGCCTGTTCGCGGCGGGCACGGCCGAGCTGCGGCAGGGCGCCGACGACCGGCAGGCGCTGCTTGTGGGGATCAAGTGCGAACGCGGCTCGCACCAGTTTTTCAAACGCTACGGCGATCGCTTCGAGGAGTCGGAAGGCAAGCGCATCTTCCTGGAGTTCGCCGACGAGGAACGTGAGCATCTCGACCTGCTCATTCGCGAGTACCGCAACCTGGTGGAACGGCAGAAAGCTGCCGGCAAGGTCGCGCCAAAGGCCCGCGTCTCCAGGAAACGCCGGTGA